Proteins encoded in a region of the Puniceibacterium sp. IMCC21224 genome:
- the ald gene encoding alanine dehydrogenase, with translation MKIGCPTEIKPQEFRVGITPAAAQEAVAHGHTVVMQVGAGLGSGFDDADYRAAGATLVDTAEQVFATADMIVKVKEPQAVERKLLRDGQILFTYLHLAPDPDQTRDLIASGATCIAYETVTDDRGGLPLLAPMSEVAGRLAPQVGAWTLQKANGGRGVLLGGVPGVLPAKVLVIGGGVVGTHAARVAAGMGADVTVLDRSLHRMRYLDDVFGGVFKTGYASAARTADMVAEADMVIGAVLVPGAAAPRLVTRTQLSTMKPGAAIVDVAIDQGGCFETSRATTHQDPIYDVDGIMHYCVANMPGAVARTSTLALGNATLPFMLALADKGWKDACADDPHLLNGLNVHAGKLTYFAVGKALGLDVTAPQVALKL, from the coding sequence ATGAAAATCGGCTGCCCGACCGAAATCAAACCGCAAGAGTTCCGTGTCGGCATCACCCCAGCGGCGGCGCAAGAGGCCGTGGCCCACGGCCATACCGTGGTCATGCAGGTCGGCGCAGGGCTGGGATCGGGCTTTGACGATGCGGATTATCGCGCTGCAGGTGCCACGCTGGTCGATACCGCAGAGCAGGTGTTCGCGACCGCAGACATGATCGTCAAGGTCAAGGAACCGCAAGCGGTCGAACGTAAACTGCTGCGCGACGGGCAGATCCTGTTCACCTATCTGCATCTGGCGCCTGACCCCGACCAGACCCGCGACCTCATTGCGTCGGGCGCGACTTGCATCGCGTACGAGACGGTGACTGACGACCGGGGTGGCCTGCCGCTGCTGGCGCCGATGTCCGAGGTTGCTGGCCGACTGGCGCCACAGGTCGGGGCCTGGACGCTGCAAAAGGCCAATGGTGGTCGCGGTGTGCTGTTGGGCGGCGTACCCGGTGTTCTGCCTGCCAAAGTGCTGGTGATCGGCGGCGGCGTTGTCGGCACACATGCGGCACGTGTCGCTGCGGGGATGGGCGCCGATGTGACCGTTCTGGACCGATCGCTGCACCGCATGCGCTATCTCGACGATGTGTTCGGCGGCGTGTTCAAGACCGGCTATGCCAGCGCCGCCCGCACCGCCGATATGGTCGCCGAGGCGGATATGGTCATCGGCGCCGTGCTTGTCCCCGGTGCAGCCGCGCCCCGGCTGGTGACGCGGACGCAACTGTCCACCATGAAGCCCGGCGCGGCCATCGTCGATGTTGCCATCGACCAGGGCGGTTGTTTTGAAACCTCGCGCGCCACCACCCATCAGGATCCGATCTACGACGTCGACGGGATCATGCATTACTGCGTCGCCAATATGCCCGGCGCGGTGGCCCGCACGTCGACCCTCGCCCTTGGGAACGCAACCCTGCCTTTCATGCTGGCGCTGGCTGACAAGGGTTGGAAGGACGCATGCGCCGATGATCCGCACCTGCTGAACGGGTTGAATGTCCATGCAGGCAAACTGACCTATTTTGCGGTGGGCAAGGCGCTGGGGCTGGATGTGACCGCGCCGCAAGTCGCGCTCAAACTCTGA
- the mscL gene encoding large conductance mechanosensitive channel protein MscL: MINEFKDFIAKGNVMDMAVGIIIGAAFTAIVTSLVGDIINPFIALFTGGIDFSGWFYTLDGSEYASLAAAVEAGAPVFAIGKFIMAVINFLIVAFVVFMLVKMVNRIKASAVPAEEVTPEAPAGPSELDVLLEIRDALKK; this comes from the coding sequence ATGATCAACGAATTTAAAGATTTCATCGCCAAGGGCAATGTCATGGACATGGCCGTTGGTATCATCATCGGCGCAGCCTTTACTGCGATTGTGACGTCGCTTGTGGGTGATATTATCAACCCGTTTATCGCGCTGTTCACCGGCGGCATTGACTTTTCCGGCTGGTTCTACACGCTGGACGGAAGCGAGTATGCATCGCTGGCCGCCGCGGTCGAGGCGGGCGCCCCGGTGTTCGCCATTGGCAAATTCATCATGGCCGTGATCAATTTTCTGATCGTCGCCTTTGTGGTGTTTATGCTGGTCAAGATGGTCAACCGGATTAAAGCGTCTGCTGTGCCCGCAGAAGAGGTCACACCAGAGGCCCCAGCCGGTCCGAGCGAACTGGACGTGCTGCTGGAAATCCGTGACGCCCTGAAAAAGTAA
- a CDS encoding YtoQ family protein, which yields MGLNVYLSGEIHTDWREQIIAGAQGLDVTFDSPVTDHGASDDCGVAILGAESDKYWHDHKGAMVNAIRTRKGIADADVVVVRFGEKYRQWNAAFDAGCAAALGKSLIILQQPDHDHALKEINAAALAVAREPAQVVEILRYVLTGKLSG from the coding sequence ATGGGATTGAACGTTTATCTGTCCGGAGAGATCCACACCGATTGGCGCGAACAGATCATCGCGGGCGCGCAGGGGCTGGACGTGACCTTTGACAGTCCGGTAACGGATCACGGGGCCAGCGACGATTGCGGTGTGGCGATCCTGGGCGCTGAAAGCGACAAGTACTGGCATGACCATAAGGGCGCGATGGTCAACGCCATCCGCACCCGCAAAGGCATTGCTGATGCGGATGTGGTCGTGGTGCGCTTTGGTGAGAAATACCGTCAGTGGAACGCTGCGTTCGACGCCGGCTGTGCTGCCGCGCTGGGCAAATCGCTGATCATCCTGCAGCAACCCGACCACGATCACGCGCTGAAAGAGATCAATGCCGCAGCCCTCGCCGTGGCGCGTGAACCGGCGCAAGTGGTCGAAATCCTGCGCTACGTGTTGACCGGGAAATTGTCAGGCTAG
- the pheT gene encoding phenylalanine--tRNA ligase subunit beta gives MKFTLSWLKEHLETSAPLDEITDTLTDLGLEVEGVENPVKKLESFTIGKVLSAEKHPDADKLQVCQVATDDGTLQIICGAPNARAGITVVVAKPGTYVPGIDTTIGVGKIRGVDSYGMMCSEREMELSEEHDGIIELPSGEVGQTFTDWLAKNAPAKVDPVIEIAITPNRPDALGVRGIARDLAARDIGQLKSKGNAPVQGSFDCPISVTIDADTLEACPVFYGRVIRGVTNGPSPEWLQDLLRAIGLRPISFLVDVTNFFTYDRNRPLHVFDADKVQGGLRVHRALGGETMVGLDEKTYTFDPGMTLISDDAGVESIGGVMGGLATGVTPATTNVFIEAAYFDTIRTAYTGRALKINSDARYRFERGIDPAFTPNGIELATQMILDHAGGEASELVVAGTVPDTSRAYKLDPRRVVSLVGMEIPESEQRQTLTALGFRLEGNMAHVPSWRPDVLGEADLVEEVARVASLTKLKGVPLPRTHSGVPRPILSPLQRREQSARRTTVALGYNECVTYSFIDKAAATLFGGGDDATMLANPISSEMSHLRPDLLPGLLQAAARNQARGFPDQALFEVGATFGGGEPGEQKLQVVGLRIGRTGPKDVHGESRSVDLYDVKADAEAVLAAMGAPAKVQILRGAAGWWHPGRHGMICLGPKKVLGVYGELHPKVLQALDVKGPAVGFALWPSEIPLPRRTTATRSALVLNDLQPVDRDFAFVVDSNVEALTLVNAATGADKALIADVRVFDEFIGGALGEGKKSIAMTVRLQPVEKTLKEADIEAVSAKIVDKVTKATGGTLRS, from the coding sequence ATGAAATTCACGCTTTCCTGGCTCAAGGAACACCTCGAAACGAGTGCCCCCCTTGACGAGATCACCGATACGCTGACCGACCTGGGACTCGAGGTTGAAGGGGTCGAGAACCCCGTGAAAAAACTTGAATCCTTTACCATCGGCAAGGTGCTTTCGGCGGAGAAGCACCCGGATGCGGACAAATTGCAAGTTTGTCAGGTGGCTACGGACGACGGGACGCTTCAGATCATCTGCGGTGCGCCGAACGCGCGCGCCGGGATCACGGTGGTTGTGGCGAAACCGGGCACCTATGTGCCGGGCATCGACACCACCATTGGTGTCGGCAAGATCCGCGGCGTCGACAGCTACGGCATGATGTGTTCCGAACGCGAGATGGAGCTGTCCGAAGAGCATGATGGCATCATCGAATTGCCGTCCGGCGAAGTGGGCCAGACCTTTACCGACTGGCTTGCCAAAAATGCGCCTGCCAAGGTGGATCCGGTGATCGAGATTGCGATTACGCCCAACCGTCCCGATGCTCTGGGCGTGCGCGGTATCGCCCGCGATCTGGCGGCTCGGGACATCGGGCAGCTCAAGTCCAAAGGCAACGCACCGGTTCAGGGCAGCTTTGACTGCCCGATTTCGGTAACGATCGACGCTGACACGTTAGAGGCCTGTCCGGTGTTTTATGGCCGTGTGATCCGTGGTGTTACGAATGGCCCCAGTCCGGAATGGTTGCAGGACCTGCTGCGGGCCATCGGTCTGCGGCCGATATCATTCCTTGTCGATGTGACCAATTTCTTTACCTATGACCGCAACCGGCCGTTGCACGTCTTTGACGCCGACAAGGTGCAGGGCGGTCTGCGGGTTCACCGTGCGCTGGGCGGCGAAACGATGGTTGGCCTGGACGAGAAAACGTATACGTTCGATCCGGGTATGACGCTGATCTCGGATGATGCGGGCGTTGAATCCATCGGCGGCGTGATGGGGGGGCTGGCCACGGGCGTCACGCCTGCGACCACAAATGTATTCATCGAGGCGGCCTATTTCGACACGATCCGTACCGCCTACACTGGTCGCGCGCTCAAGATCAATTCAGACGCCCGCTATCGGTTTGAACGTGGTATCGACCCTGCCTTTACGCCAAACGGTATCGAACTCGCGACGCAGATGATCCTGGATCACGCGGGGGGCGAAGCATCCGAGCTGGTCGTAGCTGGCACGGTGCCCGACACATCGCGCGCGTATAAACTGGATCCGCGCCGCGTGGTGTCGTTGGTCGGGATGGAGATCCCGGAATCCGAGCAGCGCCAGACGCTGACCGCGCTGGGGTTCCGGCTTGAAGGCAATATGGCACATGTGCCCAGCTGGCGCCCGGATGTGCTGGGCGAGGCGGACCTGGTCGAAGAGGTGGCGCGCGTCGCATCCCTGACCAAACTCAAGGGAGTGCCGTTGCCGCGCACTCACTCCGGTGTGCCGCGTCCGATCCTGTCGCCGCTGCAACGGCGCGAACAGTCAGCGCGGCGCACCACTGTTGCGCTGGGCTACAACGAATGCGTGACTTACAGCTTTATCGACAAGGCGGCGGCGACGCTCTTTGGCGGTGGGGATGACGCCACCATGCTGGCCAATCCGATCAGCTCGGAAATGAGCCATCTGCGTCCCGATCTGCTGCCTGGGCTTTTGCAGGCGGCGGCCCGAAATCAGGCGCGGGGATTCCCCGATCAGGCATTGTTCGAGGTCGGAGCGACCTTTGGCGGCGGTGAACCAGGCGAGCAGAAATTGCAGGTTGTCGGTCTGCGGATTGGCCGGACGGGTCCAAAGGATGTGCACGGCGAATCGCGCAGCGTCGACCTGTATGACGTCAAGGCGGATGCCGAAGCGGTTCTGGCGGCGATGGGCGCCCCGGCCAAGGTGCAGATTCTGCGCGGGGCAGCGGGCTGGTGGCATCCTGGGCGTCATGGCATGATTTGCCTGGGTCCGAAAAAGGTGCTGGGCGTGTACGGCGAATTGCACCCAAAGGTGTTGCAAGCGCTTGATGTCAAAGGGCCCGCCGTGGGCTTCGCGCTCTGGCCCTCCGAGATCCCGTTGCCACGCAGGACGACGGCCACGCGCTCGGCTCTTGTCCTCAATGATCTGCAACCTGTTGATCGAGATTTCGCCTTTGTCGTCGACAGCAATGTCGAGGCGCTGACATTGGTGAATGCCGCCACGGGCGCGGACAAGGCGCTGATTGCCGATGTTCGGGTGTTCGATGAATTCATCGGTGGCGCGCTGGGGGAAGGCAAGAAATCCATCGCCATGACCGTGCGTTTGCAACCTGTCGAAAAGACCCTGAAAGAGGCAGATATCGAGGCGGTGTCGGCCAAGATCGTCGATAAGGTGACCAAGGCGACAGGCGGCACACTGCGCAGCTGA
- the pheS gene encoding phenylalanine--tRNA ligase subunit alpha, with protein MDDLRKKYLDLIAGAATESTLEELRVSAVGKKGEISLQMRELGRMTPEERQTAGPALNALKDEINSALAAKKAGLADAALDERLRTEWLDVTLPGRSHPIGTIHPVSQVTEEVTAIFADMGFSVAEGPQVDTDWYNFDALNIPGHHPARAEMDTFYMHRAEGDNRPPHVLRTHTSPVQIRHMEQHGVPCRIIAPGRVYRADYDQTHTPMFNQVEGLAIDKDISMANLKWVLEEFFAAFFEVDGIKTRFRASHFPFTEPSAEVDIQCSWIDGQLRIGEGDGWLEVLGSGMVHPHVLRAAGVDPEQWQGFAFGMGIDRIAMLKYGMPDLRAFFDSDLRWLRHYGFASLDVPTLHGGLSR; from the coding sequence ATGGACGATCTGCGCAAAAAATACCTCGATCTGATTGCCGGGGCCGCAACCGAATCCACACTGGAAGAGTTGCGCGTCAGCGCCGTGGGCAAAAAGGGCGAAATCAGCCTGCAAATGCGCGAGCTGGGCCGCATGACGCCCGAGGAACGCCAGACTGCCGGTCCCGCACTCAATGCGCTCAAGGACGAGATCAACTCGGCGCTCGCGGCCAAGAAAGCCGGGTTGGCGGATGCTGCTTTGGACGAACGCCTGCGAACCGAATGGCTGGACGTGACGCTGCCGGGGCGCAGCCACCCGATTGGCACGATCCATCCTGTCAGCCAGGTGACCGAGGAAGTGACCGCGATCTTTGCCGACATGGGCTTTTCTGTCGCCGAAGGTCCGCAGGTTGACACCGATTGGTACAATTTCGACGCGCTGAACATCCCCGGCCACCACCCCGCGCGGGCCGAAATGGACACGTTCTATATGCACCGCGCCGAGGGCGACAACCGTCCGCCGCATGTGTTGCGCACGCACACCAGCCCGGTGCAGATCCGTCATATGGAGCAGCACGGCGTACCCTGCCGCATCATAGCCCCGGGCCGCGTCTACCGGGCCGATTACGATCAAACCCATACTCCGATGTTCAATCAGGTCGAAGGTCTGGCCATCGACAAGGATATCTCGATGGCGAACCTGAAATGGGTGCTTGAGGAATTCTTTGCCGCCTTTTTTGAGGTCGACGGGATCAAGACGCGGTTTCGCGCCTCGCATTTCCCGTTTACCGAACCGTCGGCCGAAGTTGACATTCAGTGTTCGTGGATCGATGGGCAATTGCGGATCGGCGAAGGCGACGGCTGGCTCGAGGTGCTGGGGTCCGGGATGGTGCATCCCCATGTGCTGCGCGCGGCCGGAGTGGATCCCGAACAATGGCAGGGTTTTGCCTTTGGCATGGGCATCGACCGCATCGCGATGCTGAAATACGGCATGCCCGACCTGCGCGCGTTCTTTGATTCAGACCTGCGCTGGCTGCGGCATTACGGCTTTGCCTCGCTCGACGTGCCGACGCTGCACGGTGGGTTGTCGCGATAA
- the rplT gene encoding 50S ribosomal protein L20, whose translation MARVKGGVVTHARHKKITDQAKGYYGRRKNTFKVAAQAVDKANQYATRDRKNRKRSFRALWIQRINAAVRMFDETLTYSRFINGLALAGIEVDRKVLADLAVHEPEAFNAIAAQAKAALPA comes from the coding sequence ATGGCAAGAGTTAAAGGTGGGGTTGTTACCCACGCCCGTCACAAGAAGATTACCGACCAAGCCAAGGGCTATTATGGTCGTCGCAAGAATACCTTCAAGGTGGCCGCACAGGCCGTCGACAAGGCAAACCAATACGCCACGCGTGACCGCAAGAACCGCAAGCGCAGCTTCCGCGCCCTGTGGATCCAGCGGATCAACGCTGCTGTCCGTATGTTCGACGAGACGCTGACATATTCGCGTTTCATCAACGGTCTGGCCCTCGCCGGGATCGAAGTGGACCGCAAGGTTCTGGCTGATCTCGCCGTACACGAGCCCGAGGCGTTCAATGCTATCGCGGCACAGGCCAAGGCGGCTCTGCCCGCCTGA
- the rpmI gene encoding 50S ribosomal protein L35 — translation MPKMKTKSSAKKRFKVTATGKVMAGQAGKRHGMIKRTTKFIRDARGTTTLSAPDAKIIKGFMPYDR, via the coding sequence ATGCCCAAGATGAAGACCAAGTCGAGCGCTAAGAAGCGCTTTAAAGTGACCGCCACCGGAAAGGTGATGGCAGGCCAGGCCGGAAAACGGCATGGCATGATCAAGCGCACCACCAAGTTCATCCGCGATGCACGCGGGACGACCACGCTGTCGGCCCCCGATGCCAAGATCATCAAGGGCTTCATGCCCTATGACCGCTGA
- the pyk gene encoding pyruvate kinase gives MRRLRNVKIVATLGPASSDYEMIRKLHEAGADVFRLNMSHGSHDEIRERHAIIRQIEGDLKSPIGILADLQGPKLRVGVFANGEEELVAGADFRMDLDSADGDVTRVNLPHPEIFAALEADAHLLVNDGKIRLKVKDCGADFANCTVITGGTISNRKGVNVPDVVLPLAALSDKDRKDLEFVCQLGVDWLALSFVQRPEDVLEARELCKGRAAILSKIEKPAGVTAFDAILEVSDGIMVARGDLGVELPVQNVPPIQKRLIRKCRAAAKPVIVATQMLESMIESPMPTRAEVSDVATAIYEGADAIMLSAESAAGAYPVEAVQTMHNVAMEVESDPTYVEVIEASRTAKRTSVADGIVAAAREIAETTDIKAIVCFTQSGTTAVLVARERPRVPILALTSQLSTARRLALTWGTNCVQIGTLERFKEAVVSAARAAREGGYATTTDQIVVTAGVPFNTTGTTNILRVAPCDERLIYSTDPG, from the coding sequence ATGAGACGTTTGCGCAATGTGAAGATCGTGGCCACGCTTGGGCCGGCCTCCTCGGACTACGAAATGATCCGCAAGCTGCACGAGGCGGGGGCGGATGTGTTCCGGCTCAACATGAGCCACGGCAGCCATGATGAGATTCGTGAACGCCATGCAATTATCCGTCAGATCGAAGGCGATCTGAAAAGCCCGATCGGCATTCTGGCCGACCTTCAGGGGCCAAAACTGCGCGTCGGCGTCTTTGCCAATGGTGAGGAAGAGCTGGTCGCGGGGGCCGATTTCCGCATGGATCTGGACAGCGCCGACGGCGACGTTACCCGCGTGAACCTGCCCCACCCCGAGATTTTTGCTGCGCTTGAGGCAGACGCGCACCTGCTGGTCAATGATGGTAAAATTCGCCTCAAGGTCAAGGATTGCGGCGCTGATTTTGCCAATTGCACCGTGATCACCGGCGGCACGATTTCGAACCGCAAAGGTGTGAACGTGCCTGATGTCGTGCTGCCGCTGGCCGCCCTGTCGGACAAGGATCGCAAGGATCTGGAGTTTGTCTGCCAGCTGGGCGTTGACTGGCTGGCGCTCAGTTTTGTGCAGCGCCCCGAAGATGTGCTTGAGGCGCGCGAACTGTGCAAGGGTCGTGCCGCGATCCTGTCCAAGATCGAAAAGCCTGCCGGTGTGACCGCATTCGACGCGATCCTGGAAGTATCAGACGGCATCATGGTCGCCCGTGGCGATCTGGGCGTTGAACTTCCTGTCCAGAATGTGCCGCCGATCCAGAAACGTCTGATCCGCAAGTGCCGCGCTGCTGCCAAGCCGGTGATCGTGGCGACTCAGATGCTTGAATCGATGATCGAATCGCCGATGCCGACCCGCGCCGAAGTCTCGGACGTTGCCACCGCGATTTATGAGGGTGCAGATGCGATCATGCTTTCGGCCGAATCCGCGGCCGGCGCCTATCCGGTCGAGGCAGTGCAGACCATGCACAACGTTGCGATGGAGGTCGAAAGCGATCCAACCTACGTCGAAGTGATCGAGGCATCGCGCACAGCCAAGCGGACTTCGGTGGCCGATGGGATTGTGGCTGCGGCCCGCGAAATTGCCGAGACCACGGATATCAAGGCCATCGTGTGCTTTACCCAGTCGGGCACGACTGCCGTTCTGGTGGCGCGTGAACGGCCCCGCGTTCCGATCCTTGCCCTGACTTCGCAGCTTTCCACTGCGCGGCGACTGGCGCTGACATGGGGCACCAACTGCGTGCAGATCGGCACTCTGGAGCGGTTCAAAGAGGCGGTGGTCAGCGCGGCCCGTGCCGCCCGCGAAGGCGGCTATGCCACGACCACCGATCAGATCGTGGTTACGGCCGGTGTGCCGTTTAACACAACCGGCACGACCAACATTCTGCGCGTGGCCCCCTGTGATGAGCGTTTGATCTACAGCACAGATCCCGGCTAA
- a CDS encoding N-formylglutamate amidohydrolase — MTYEPYSIVGAARNSRWLITCDHASNIVPPDLGGTLGLEASDMGRHIAYDIGADGVVRALADALDCPAILTRFSRLVIDPNRGEEDPTLVMRLYDGSIIPGNRHVDAAEKQRRLDAYHRPYHAALEQLAARRDDMVIVAVHSFTPQLRGRTPRPWHVGILHAWDARLSDPLIAALENERDIVTGRNVPYPGHLPGDSVHRHGLNHGRQNTLIELRSDLIEEPAAQADWGKRLAPLLEAALQKADL, encoded by the coding sequence ATGACATACGAACCTTATAGCATCGTGGGCGCGGCGCGAAACAGCCGTTGGCTGATCACTTGTGACCATGCGTCGAATATTGTGCCACCTGATCTGGGCGGAACGCTTGGTTTAGAGGCATCCGACATGGGCCGCCACATTGCCTATGACATCGGCGCGGACGGCGTGGTCCGCGCCTTGGCCGACGCGCTGGACTGTCCGGCAATCCTGACACGATTCTCGCGGCTTGTGATCGACCCGAACCGCGGCGAAGAAGACCCGACGCTGGTAATGCGGCTTTATGACGGGTCGATCATTCCCGGCAACCGCCATGTGGACGCCGCCGAAAAGCAGCGCAGGCTGGATGCGTATCACCGGCCTTACCACGCAGCCCTCGAACAATTGGCGGCCCGGCGCGACGACATGGTGATTGTCGCAGTGCATTCCTTTACGCCGCAGCTGCGCGGCCGCACGCCCCGCCCTTGGCATGTGGGAATTCTGCACGCCTGGGACGCGCGGCTGTCGGATCCCCTGATCGCCGCACTTGAGAATGAGCGGGACATCGTCACCGGGCGCAATGTCCCCTACCCCGGCCACCTGCCCGGCGATTCGGTCCATCGTCACGGTCTGAACCACGGGCGCCAGAACACGCTGATCGAATTGCGCAGCGATCTGATCGAAGAGCCTGCGGCACAGGCCGACTGGGGCAAAAGGCTGGCTCCGCTGCTTGAAGCCGCGCTGCAAAAGGCCGATCTGTAG
- a CDS encoding DUF1244 domain-containing protein → MDDQTRIEVEAAAFRRLRQHLMQDRPDAQNIDMMNLAGFCRNCLSRWYQEAANERGIEMTKDEGREAFYGMTMDQWKAQHQTDAGADKKTAFKTAFAENVGKPD, encoded by the coding sequence ATGGACGACCAGACCCGGATCGAAGTTGAGGCAGCCGCCTTTCGCCGCCTGCGCCAGCACCTGATGCAGGACCGCCCCGATGCGCAGAACATCGACATGATGAACCTGGCCGGTTTTTGCCGCAACTGTCTGTCGCGCTGGTATCAAGAGGCCGCCAATGAGCGCGGCATCGAGATGACCAAGGACGAAGGCCGCGAAGCGTTTTACGGCATGACGATGGATCAATGGAAAGCGCAGCATCAGACAGATGCGGGCGCAGACAAAAAGACCGCATTCAAGACCGCCTTTGCCGAAAACGTCGGTAAACCTGACTGA
- a CDS encoding endonuclease/exonuclease/phosphatase family protein, whose amino-acid sequence MKIVNWNIEWMNRWFTGNATPEWGSRDLSADEARETAGRVARVIRALDPDLLTLQEGPSAREEMALFLDLVASDGGPQFEVLMGSDGGAQKLYALRKIGGACEGFGLATDPLSEELRDVWLADVNGDLLLESYDFTRAPLVITADPAAGQPVQIVVLHTKSKYVHRGQQLFEDPARRQEFIADAMLARRRIAAEAFRLRTYLDAVVEADNNARLIVTGDFNDGPGRDFFERSYLSHNVTDILLGSTFYPDLIFAHGFLSRVPVPALFTARFDDFVDGVNDRPLLLDHFVVSPALAPELLDGGIAHDAFDAETASMDGPRQARPSDHRPIWIQLGLPLSG is encoded by the coding sequence ATGAAAATCGTCAACTGGAACATCGAATGGATGAACCGCTGGTTCACTGGCAACGCCACCCCCGAATGGGGCAGCCGTGATCTAAGCGCCGATGAGGCCCGAGAAACTGCTGGGCGCGTGGCGCGGGTGATCCGTGCACTCGACCCCGATCTGCTAACCCTGCAAGAGGGCCCCAGTGCCCGCGAAGAAATGGCGCTTTTCCTCGATTTGGTCGCGTCAGACGGCGGTCCACAGTTCGAGGTGCTGATGGGCAGCGACGGCGGGGCGCAAAAACTCTATGCCCTGCGCAAGATCGGTGGCGCCTGCGAGGGTTTTGGTCTGGCCACTGACCCGCTGAGCGAAGAGCTGCGCGATGTCTGGCTGGCGGACGTGAATGGTGATCTGCTGCTTGAGAGCTACGATTTCACCCGCGCGCCGCTTGTCATCACCGCCGATCCGGCAGCTGGTCAGCCGGTGCAGATTGTCGTTCTGCACACCAAATCGAAATACGTCCATCGCGGACAACAGCTGTTTGAAGACCCGGCCCGGCGACAGGAATTCATCGCCGACGCCATGCTCGCCCGTCGCCGCATCGCGGCCGAGGCGTTCCGCCTGCGGACCTACCTTGATGCGGTGGTCGAGGCAGACAACAACGCGCGCCTCATTGTGACCGGCGATTTCAACGACGGCCCGGGGCGCGATTTTTTCGAGCGGTCCTACCTGAGCCACAATGTCACTGACATCCTGCTGGGCAGCACGTTTTACCCCGACCTGATCTTTGCCCACGGCTTTCTGTCGCGTGTGCCAGTACCGGCGCTGTTCACAGCGCGGTTTGACGATTTCGTCGATGGAGTGAACGACCGTCCGCTGCTGCTGGACCACTTTGTCGTTTCACCCGCGCTGGCGCCCGAACTGCTGGACGGCGGCATCGCGCATGACGCGTTTGATGCAGAGACCGCCAGCATGGACGGTCCCCGTCAGGCGCGGCCCAGCGACCACCGTCCGATCTGGATCCAGCTTGGATTGCCGCTGTCGGGCTGA
- a CDS encoding D-amino-acid transaminase — protein sequence MTRTVYLNGDYLPEDQAKVSIFDRAFLMADGVYEVTSVLDGKLIDFGGHATRLQRSLDELELRAPCDMDTLLDIHRELVRLNDITDGLIYLQITRGAPGDRDFVFPDPETTEPTIVLFTQSKPGLADSPAARTGIKIISIEDQRWGRRDIKTVQLLYPSMGKMMAKKAGADDAWMVEDGFVTEGTSNNAYIVKGNKIITRALSHDILHGITRAAVLRFAKEAQMEVEERNFSIDEAKAADEAFITSASSFVMPVVEIDGVLLGDGTPGRRSLRLREIYLEESRKTAV from the coding sequence ATGACCCGGACCGTCTACCTGAACGGAGACTACCTGCCCGAAGATCAAGCCAAGGTGTCGATCTTTGATCGGGCTTTTTTGATGGCTGACGGGGTGTACGAGGTAACGTCGGTACTGGATGGCAAGCTGATCGACTTTGGCGGCCACGCGACGCGGTTGCAGCGCTCGCTGGACGAGTTGGAGCTGCGCGCGCCCTGCGATATGGATACGTTGCTGGACATTCACCGCGAGTTGGTGCGCCTGAACGACATCACCGACGGGCTGATCTATCTGCAAATCACCCGTGGCGCGCCGGGGGACCGGGATTTTGTGTTCCCCGATCCCGAAACGACCGAGCCGACGATTGTGCTGTTCACCCAGTCCAAGCCCGGATTGGCCGACAGCCCAGCCGCGCGCACCGGGATCAAGATCATCAGCATCGAGGATCAGCGCTGGGGCCGTCGCGACATCAAGACGGTGCAGCTGCTGTATCCGTCGATGGGCAAGATGATGGCGAAGAAGGCCGGTGCTGACGACGCCTGGATGGTCGAGGACGGCTTTGTGACCGAAGGCACATCGAACAACGCCTATATCGTCAAAGGCAACAAGATCATCACCCGCGCGCTGAGCCATGACATCCTGCATGGCATCACCCGCGCTGCCGTTCTGCGTTTCGCCAAAGAGGCGCAGATGGAGGTCGAAGAGCGTAACTTTTCGATCGACGAGGCCAAGGCGGCGGACGAGGCGTTTATCACCTCGGCCTCATCCTTTGTGATGCCGGTGGTCGAGATTGACGGCGTTTTGCTGGGCGATGGCACACCGGGCCGCCGGTCGCTGCGCCTGCGCGAGATTTATCTGGAAGAGAGCCGCAAGACAGCAGTCTGA